The Nitrospirota bacterium genome has a window encoding:
- a CDS encoding ethylbenzene dehydrogenase-related protein — MRVVQTHSKRVVFGILLSALIVGVMLTIGQVPLAVSQPVTIPAKAIKGAIPMDGANPVWESVPGVIVPLSGQLITTPMHPNISVKSVFVKAMTNGKEVGMRLEWNDQTKNDTTIGPQDFRDQVALMFPVNTAGAPPFQCMGQSGGTTNIWRWNAEWQKDLGKDSAGMWDVDDQYPGIFWDYYFEEPAGGVTYPDRIGRSLGPFNPGIWSGNIMSDPTLRVSSVEDLNANGFSTLTTQAHQDVIGNGVWEPSGSVKGGGYSGPTWRVVVKRSLETGDANDTQFKAGMSVPIAFAVWDGNNVERNGMKALSTWFTLKLQ; from the coding sequence ATGAGAGTAGTGCAGACACACAGTAAGCGTGTGGTGTTTGGCATTCTTCTCTCTGCGTTGATCGTCGGCGTGATGCTGACGATCGGGCAGGTGCCGTTGGCTGTCAGCCAACCGGTCACGATTCCGGCGAAGGCCATCAAGGGAGCGATTCCCATGGATGGCGCCAACCCGGTTTGGGAGAGTGTGCCAGGCGTGATCGTTCCGTTGAGCGGACAGCTGATCACCACACCGATGCACCCGAACATTTCGGTGAAGTCGGTGTTTGTGAAGGCCATGACCAACGGTAAAGAAGTCGGTATGCGTTTGGAGTGGAATGACCAGACCAAGAACGATACGACGATTGGTCCCCAGGACTTTCGGGACCAGGTGGCGCTTATGTTCCCGGTCAACACGGCTGGAGCACCACCGTTCCAATGTATGGGCCAGTCGGGCGGCACCACCAACATCTGGCGGTGGAACGCAGAATGGCAGAAGGATCTCGGTAAGGATAGCGCGGGTATGTGGGACGTGGACGATCAATACCCGGGCATTTTCTGGGACTACTATTTTGAAGAGCCGGCTGGCGGCGTGACCTATCCTGACCGGATCGGTCGCAGCCTCGGGCCCTTCAATCCTGGTATCTGGTCGGGCAACATCATGTCCGATCCGACGTTGCGCGTGAGCTCGGTCGAGGATCTGAACGCCAATGGCTTCAGCACCCTGACCACACAAGCGCATCAGGATGTCATCGGCAACGGCGTGTGGGAGCCATCAGGTTCCGTCAAGGGCGGTGGATACTCTGGTCCAACCTGGCGCGTAGTGGTGAAGCGCTCGTTGGAAACCGGTGACGCCAACGATACCCAGTTCAAGGCGGGAATGTCTGTGCCCATCGCCTTCGCGGTGTGGGACGGCAACAACGTCGAGCGTAACGGCATGAAGGCGCTCTCCACCTGGTTTACCCTGAAGCTTCAGTAG
- the tatA gene encoding twin-arginine translocase TatA/TatE family subunit, whose product MFGSLGFTELILILFIVLIIFGAGKLPQLGEGIGKAIKGFKKSVHEADLIEAEAQAAQAAQQQTAAAPQPAISAPPVQAAAPVVQQAETVQSVSRG is encoded by the coding sequence ATGTTTGGGAGTCTTGGTTTTACAGAGTTGATCCTGATCCTCTTCATCGTGCTGATCATCTTCGGCGCGGGCAAATTGCCGCAGCTGGGAGAAGGGATCGGCAAGGCAATCAAGGGTTTCAAGAAGTCCGTGCATGAGGCGGACCTCATCGAAGCCGAAGCGCAAGCGGCACAAGCCGCGCAGCAGCAGACGGCTGCGGCTCCGCAGCCAGCGATTTCCGCGCCTCCGGTGCAAGCCGCAGCGCCAGTGGTACAGCAAGCCGAAACGGTTCAATCAGTTTCACGCGGCTAA
- a CDS encoding radical SAM protein, which produces MKVSLLFPPTWHPSQPYLSLPSLTGFLVQGGVSNVSQRDLGIELLDGVVTHAYGVELYQELLDKRRALEQNRTGETGPGSAEHLARVVESLDRFPYLIDRIEPAKETLRGEGFYDIESYKESLFLIDKWLEVISTVYFPTRLTVVDNQFGNCSIYSSKDLMKIIRDETQNPYIKLFRERFLQSIIRDQPDLIGVSITATSQIIPGLTLCRLIKEAAPNIHLTIGGSIFTRLVDNLRRCPSLFDLTDDIIVFEGETALLELVNQLDGKKDFSKVPNLIYRQNGKITVNQPFYSENINQLPAPNYDGFPLGLYLSPEPVLPVQFSRGCYYKDCAFCALTLDHQNFRQKEPGRTVEELEWLKQRYGAQRFFFTDECFALSPTKRLCQQIIDKKLDIKWTCEMRFEKHLTCELLASMRDAGCLKIVFGLESFNQRVMDFMKKGIKQEWVRRIADDCVDLGIAVHCYIIVGFPTEKEEEARETMNFIVENKRLNESYGFSCQPCLFDLEKEAPIMSDPGSYGIRRIMRPSAEDLSLGFFYEVSEGMTPDESERLYQHVYEKVSEVVCELPFNYSMADGLLYIARAKAQEVCVPQPTGSE; this is translated from the coding sequence ATGAAGGTTTCACTGCTCTTTCCTCCAACGTGGCATCCCTCACAGCCCTATCTCAGCCTTCCTTCATTGACGGGATTTCTCGTTCAGGGTGGCGTCTCGAACGTCTCTCAACGCGATCTTGGGATTGAACTCTTAGACGGAGTGGTGACGCACGCCTACGGAGTGGAGCTGTATCAAGAGTTGCTCGATAAACGGCGAGCGCTTGAACAGAATCGAACCGGTGAAACTGGACCGGGAAGTGCCGAGCATTTGGCGAGAGTCGTGGAGTCGCTGGACCGCTTCCCCTATCTCATTGATCGGATTGAACCGGCCAAAGAGACCCTTCGCGGGGAAGGTTTTTACGATATTGAATCCTACAAAGAGAGCCTCTTTCTGATCGACAAATGGCTGGAAGTAATTTCCACGGTCTACTTCCCGACCAGGCTGACAGTCGTGGATAATCAGTTCGGTAACTGTTCCATCTATTCGTCCAAAGACCTGATGAAGATCATCAGGGATGAGACGCAGAATCCCTATATCAAGCTGTTCCGTGAACGATTCCTTCAGTCGATTATCCGTGATCAGCCTGACTTAATCGGTGTCTCGATTACGGCGACCTCGCAGATTATTCCTGGTCTGACACTTTGTCGTTTGATCAAGGAGGCGGCTCCCAATATCCATCTGACCATTGGCGGCAGCATCTTCACCAGATTGGTCGATAACTTACGGCGCTGTCCGAGCCTCTTCGATCTGACCGACGATATTATCGTATTCGAGGGCGAAACGGCGTTGCTTGAACTCGTCAATCAGTTGGACGGGAAGAAAGATTTCAGCAAGGTTCCCAACCTGATTTATCGGCAGAACGGGAAGATCACAGTCAACCAGCCGTTCTACTCGGAAAATATCAACCAGTTGCCGGCGCCGAATTATGACGGCTTTCCTCTGGGACTGTACCTGTCGCCGGAGCCGGTGTTGCCGGTCCAGTTTTCACGGGGCTGCTACTATAAGGATTGTGCGTTCTGCGCCCTCACGCTGGATCACCAGAACTTCCGGCAGAAGGAACCGGGACGAACCGTTGAGGAATTGGAATGGCTGAAGCAGCGCTATGGTGCGCAACGGTTCTTCTTTACCGACGAGTGTTTCGCCCTCTCGCCGACCAAACGCCTGTGCCAGCAGATCATCGACAAGAAGCTGGACATTAAATGGACCTGTGAGATGCGTTTCGAAAAGCATCTCACATGTGAGCTCCTGGCGTCGATGCGGGACGCAGGCTGTTTAAAGATCGTTTTCGGATTGGAGTCTTTCAACCAGCGGGTGATGGATTTCATGAAGAAAGGGATCAAACAGGAATGGGTGCGGCGCATCGCCGACGATTGTGTCGACTTGGGGATCGCAGTGCATTGTTACATCATCGTGGGGTTCCCGACCGAGAAGGAAGAGGAAGCCCGTGAGACGATGAATTTCATCGTCGAGAACAAACGGCTCAACGAATCGTACGGATTCTCCTGCCAGCCCTGCCTCTTCGATTTGGAAAAAGAGGCCCCGATCATGAGCGATCCGGGCAGTTATGGAATCCGGCGCATCATGCGTCCGTCGGCAGAAGACCTCAGTCTTGGATTTTTCTATGAAGTGTCGGAAGGCATGACGCCGGATGAGTCGGAACGGCTCTACCAGCATGTCTACGAAAAGGTCAGCGAAGTGGTCTGTGAGTTGCCCTTCAACTACTCGATGGCCGATGGATTGCTGTATATCGCCAGGGCCAAGGCCCAGGAAGTGTGCGTGCCACAGCCGACAGGGTCGGAGTAA
- a CDS encoding tetratricopeptide repeat protein — protein sequence MNEPTSSVSEPSQAVVDPGDQPLNPDEEILEIEKLLATEPDDFQARCRLGELYFSKGRMDDALVEVKKSIEMAEGLRAEMNRSLAMYYSNLGTIYATKAMTDEAEVEFKHALDVFPHDVLALFNLGRVYADKKKFMEAKDFYERLVEITPDDPMAWYNLAGVYVELDNPQVSDYNTIDMAIQCYIRTLELDPKHLEGSFKLMELAMNHKKTDLAIKVMEDAVEQNPEEPLAYYNLISVYDKAKMFEQAEQARNRLKERFSKRAKETSAS from the coding sequence ATGAACGAACCAACCTCTTCTGTTTCTGAGCCAAGTCAAGCCGTTGTCGATCCGGGCGATCAGCCATTGAATCCCGACGAAGAAATTCTCGAGATCGAAAAGCTCTTGGCAACCGAGCCGGACGATTTTCAGGCCCGCTGCCGATTGGGCGAGCTCTATTTCAGCAAAGGCCGGATGGACGATGCGCTCGTCGAGGTCAAGAAATCGATTGAGATGGCGGAGGGTCTCCGCGCCGAAATGAATCGATCGCTCGCGATGTACTATTCGAATTTGGGCACGATCTACGCGACGAAGGCCATGACGGACGAAGCCGAAGTCGAATTCAAACATGCGCTCGACGTGTTCCCTCACGATGTGCTGGCGCTCTTCAATCTCGGGCGGGTCTATGCGGACAAAAAGAAGTTCATGGAAGCCAAGGATTTCTACGAGCGTCTGGTCGAAATCACGCCGGACGATCCCATGGCTTGGTACAATCTTGCCGGAGTCTATGTCGAACTCGATAATCCCCAGGTGTCGGATTACAACACCATCGACATGGCTATCCAATGTTATATCCGTACGCTCGAACTGGACCCGAAGCACCTGGAGGGCAGTTTCAAGCTGATGGAGCTGGCGATGAATCACAAGAAGACCGATCTCGCCATCAAGGTGATGGAAGATGCCGTCGAGCAGAATCCAGAGGAGCCGCTGGCCTACTACAACTTGATCAGCGTCTACGACAAGGCCAAGATGTTCGAGCAGGCCGAACAGGCGCGGAATCGGTTGAAGGAGCGGTTTTCCAAGCGGGCCAAAGAGACCAGCGCATCCTGA
- a CDS encoding 4Fe-4S dicluster domain-containing protein yields MATDSSYGRRDFLKDSVVSVAKAAQEFAKHQAAVPEQPAPPPVRTDWLRPPGAVDETLFLERCTQCGDCAKICPYGSITFHPQNGTPVIFADQVPCYLCEDVPCISACATDALLPVEGREQIRMGRAVVSHRVCTAGQGCHACASKCPTDALSMDFDMQRLVVTAERCVGCGLCEQVCRTVNDHVAIRITPYRLLAQASS; encoded by the coding sequence GTGGCTACCGATTCATCATACGGACGTCGCGACTTTCTCAAGGATTCCGTCGTGTCCGTCGCCAAGGCGGCACAGGAGTTTGCCAAGCATCAAGCGGCGGTGCCGGAGCAGCCAGCTCCACCACCGGTACGGACGGATTGGTTGCGCCCTCCCGGTGCCGTGGACGAGACATTGTTTCTAGAGCGATGCACGCAGTGCGGCGATTGCGCCAAGATCTGCCCGTACGGATCGATCACATTCCATCCGCAGAACGGGACGCCGGTGATTTTTGCGGATCAGGTGCCCTGCTATCTTTGCGAGGATGTGCCCTGCATTTCGGCCTGTGCGACTGACGCGCTGCTCCCGGTCGAAGGACGCGAGCAGATACGAATGGGCCGTGCTGTGGTATCGCATCGAGTCTGCACGGCGGGGCAGGGCTGTCATGCCTGTGCGTCGAAGTGTCCTACGGATGCCTTATCAATGGATTTTGACATGCAGCGGCTTGTGGTGACGGCTGAGCGGTGCGTCGGATGTGGATTGTGTGAGCAAGTCTGTCGAACGGTGAATGATCATGTGGCCATTCGAATCACGCCGTATAGATTGTTGGCGCAGGCGAGTTCGTAG
- a CDS encoding molecular chaperone TorD family protein, which translates to MTSKQPVQMNSPVAAAVIPTTPAIKDSPAVERALNRSKLYLLVSWSLLYPEDDEFLDYVQCGEFVEDGRAAIDALDAALDGIGGERAKQKLVLLRKQFDQIGKVVASECANWQLIDLQAEHRRVFSNVITLDCPPYETLFGNDHVFAQSQVMGDIAGFYRAFGVELSKDIHERLDHLSVEFEFMHFLAYKESYSRCHDGADKTQIVLDAQKKFVKNHIGRWVPLFCLMLGKKADSGLYKHVADLMAEWMDFEAAFLGVIPQPYSETDYRPATFNAPEGQTYECGAQDQGNELSLLLNEVGAESFLDKKDQGKDKEEGGPSGTA; encoded by the coding sequence ATGACGAGTAAACAGCCGGTGCAAATGAATTCTCCAGTCGCAGCCGCGGTCATTCCGACTACGCCGGCCATTAAAGACTCGCCTGCGGTCGAACGCGCCCTCAATCGCAGCAAACTCTATCTGCTCGTGTCCTGGAGTTTGCTCTACCCCGAAGACGATGAGTTTCTTGATTACGTACAATGTGGTGAGTTTGTCGAGGATGGTCGCGCGGCGATCGATGCCTTAGACGCAGCGCTCGACGGTATTGGCGGGGAGCGAGCCAAGCAAAAGCTGGTGCTGTTGCGCAAGCAGTTCGATCAGATCGGGAAAGTTGTCGCGTCAGAATGTGCGAACTGGCAACTCATCGATCTGCAGGCCGAGCATCGTCGAGTCTTCAGTAATGTCATCACCCTTGATTGTCCTCCCTACGAAACGCTCTTCGGAAACGACCACGTGTTTGCGCAATCTCAGGTTATGGGGGATATCGCAGGATTCTATCGTGCGTTCGGGGTGGAGCTGTCCAAAGATATTCATGAGCGACTTGATCATTTGAGCGTCGAGTTTGAGTTCATGCATTTTCTCGCCTACAAAGAATCCTACTCCCGCTGCCACGATGGAGCAGACAAGACGCAGATCGTTCTGGATGCGCAGAAAAAATTCGTCAAGAATCATATCGGCCGGTGGGTCCCGCTGTTTTGCCTGATGTTGGGGAAGAAGGCGGATTCAGGTTTGTATAAACACGTAGCAGACTTAATGGCGGAGTGGATGGATTTTGAAGCAGCGTTCCTGGGGGTCATTCCGCAGCCCTATTCGGAAACCGATTATCGTCCGGCAACGTTTAATGCGCCGGAAGGCCAGACGTACGAGTGCGGCGCGCAAGATCAGGGAAACGAGCTGAGCCTGTTGCTGAACGAAGTGGGCGCCGAGTCGTTCTTGGATAAAAAGGATCAGGGCAAAGACAAGGAGGAGGGGGGGCCAAGTGGAACCGCCTAA